A segment of the Campylobacter concisus genome:
TAACCCTCCTTCAAATTTTTAACGCAGTAAATGATAAAGAAAAACTTTTTAAGATCCACTCTGACTCACCTAAAGCCTGCCCGCTTGGTGGCAAGATCGAAGGCCTCTTAACCAACCACTTCCTAAAAGCACAAGAAGCTTTAGAAAGTGAACTAAGAAGCATTACTTTACAAGATCTATTAGATGAACTTATTAATTTATAAAATTTAAAAGTAGGTAAACTAAGTTATAGAATTAAAAAGTGGGCAGATATATAAAAAACCAATCTATTTTATTTATTAGGAGCACCATGTACTCCTAACTATTTTTATATACTTTATGTAAGAATTTTTATAAATTTCTAGCTTTTATTACTCTTTGCTTTTCTCTTTTTTAGATTTACTCTTTTTCTCTGCTTTATCTTTTAGCTTTTCTTTCTTATCTTTTATCTCTTTTATACTATTATCTTTTGCACTATCTTTTTTCTCTTTTACTTCATCACTCTTTTTACTTGCTTTTTCTTTTATCTCATTTTTTTTAGATTTTATTTTTGATTTTGTGTCATCTATCTTTGTAGTGCCTGATACTGATATATCTGATTTTAGATTTTCAAATGTCTTATCACCTATACCATTTACATTTTTTATGTCTTCTATTGAGTTAAATTTATTCGCTTTTCTATACTCTATTATTGCATCTGCCTTTGAAGAACCTATACCATCTAAGCTCATTAACTCTTCTTTTGTGGCGGTGTTTAAATTTATGGCTGCTAGTAATGTAGAAGCTGCTGCTAATAGTGAGAATATAATCTTTTTCATTTTTGTCCTTTTTGGGTAAATTTGGGTTTGGAGTCTATCATATTTGGTGTTTTTAGTCAATATTCGTATAAAAGCATAAGCTAAAAGATATTTATAAATGTAAAGATAAAAAGTCTGATTATTTAAAAATATAAATAAATGTAAGATTTGATATTTTGTTATAAATTAAAAAAATAATACTAAAAGAAGATTGTTTAGATAAAGAAGATTAAAAATTAACAAAGCCCGCAACGACCTACTTTTCCAACATCCCAGTAAGGGAGAGTATCATCAGCCAGGACGAGCTTAGCTTCTTGGTTCGAGATGGAGCAAGGCGTTTCCTCGTCTGTATAGTCACGGGCAGTGTTAAATAAAAGATATATCATATAAATCTCTTATTTAACACTACTTGATAAAGTTAAAAGTCATAAACAAAGTTTTATAAAAACATATCTTATTAAGTTTTTATCCTTAACAAGGAAGTGATGCTTATTAAAAGATAAGCAGACGAGCTATTAGTACTGGTCAGCTAAAGGACTTTCATCCATTACACACCCAGCCTATCAAACACATAGTCTATATGAGCTCTTAAAAGAAGATTCATCTTGGAGTTGGCTTCCTGCTTAGATGCTTTCAGCAGTTATCACATCCCAACATAGCTACCGAGCGGTGCTCTTGGCAGAACAACTCGTACACCAGTGGTTGGTTCGACCCGGTCCTCTCGTACTAGGGTCAACTCTCCTCAATCTTCTTGCGCCCACGGCAGATAGGGACCGAACTGTCTCACGACGTTCTGAACCCAGCTCGCGTACCGCTTTAAATGGCGAACAGCCATACCCTTGGGACCTGCTCCAGCCCCAGGATGCGATGAGCCGACATCGAGGTGCCAAACCTCCCCGTCGATGTGAGCTCTTGGGGGAGATCAGCCTGTTATCCCCGGGGTACCTTTTATCCTTTGAGCGATGGCCCTTCCACACAGAACCACCGGATCACTAAGACCGACTTTCGTCTCTGCTTGACGTGTATGTCTCGCAGTTAAGCTGGCTTATGCCTTTATACTCTACGAACGATTTCCAACCGTTCTGAGCCAACCTTTGTAAGCCTCCGTTACATTTTGGGAGGCGACCGCCCCAGTCAAACTACCCACCAGACATTGTCCTACTTGAGGATAACTCAAGCTAGTTAGCTATCAGAATAAAAAAGAGTGGTATCTCAACAATGGCTCACCATAAACTGGCGTCTATGGATCAAAGCCTCCCACCTATCCTGCACATTTTTATCCCAATAGCAGTGTCAAGCTGTAGTAAAGGTCCACGGGGTCTTTCCGTCTTGCCGCGGGTAGGAGGAATTTTCACCTCCACTACAATTTCACTGGATCCCTCTTCGAGACAGCTCCCATCTCGTTACGCCATTCATGCAGGTCGATATTTAATCGACAAGGAATTTCGCTACCTTAGGACCGTTATAGTTACGGCCGCCGTTTACTCGGGCTTCGATCAAACGCTTCGCAGAGCTAACGTCATCAATTAACCTTCGAGCACCGGGCAGGCGTCACACCCTATACATCCTCTTACGAGTTAGCAGAGTGCTGTGTTTTTGGTAAACAGTCGGGAGGGACTCTTTGTTGTAACCTTCAATGCTTACGGAGTAAATCCTTCACAAAGTTAGGCACACCTTATACCGAAGATACGGTGCTATTTTGCAGAGTTCCTTGAAGAGAGTTCTTCCACGCGCCTTAGAATACTCATCCCACCCACCTGTGTCGGTTTACGGTACGGGCAACTATAACTAAACTTAGAAACTTTTCTTGGCTCGACAGTATCGGCAATTCGCTATCCATTCCGAAGAACTTCAAACGCCTATGGGGTCTCGGCTTAAAAAGATCCGGATTTGCCTGGATCTTAACCTACACCTTTCGACTAGCACTACCATCCGCTAGCTTGCTTAACTCTAAGCGTCCTTCCATCGCACATTATAGTTGGCATTGGAATATTAACCAATTTTCCATCGCATACCCCTTTCGGACTTTGCTTAGGACCCGGCTAACCCTACGATGACGAGCATCGCGTAGGAAACCTTGGGTTTACGGCGTTGGGGATTCTCACCCCAATTATCGCTACTCATGCCTGCATGCTCACTTGTATTCGCTCCAGCACTCCTTACCGGTATACCTTCAACGCAAATACAACGCTCTCCTACCACTTAGTAAAACTAAGTCTAAAGCTTCGGTACTCATTTTAGCCCCGTTATATTTTCCGCGCAGAATCACTAGACCAGTGAGCTATTACGCTTTCTTTAAAGGATGGCTGCTTCTAAGCCAACCTCCTGGTTGTTTAAGTAACTCCACATCGTTTTCCACTTAAATGAGATTTAGGGACCTTAGCTGTTAGTCTGGGTTGTTCCCCTCTCGACGACGGATTTTATCACTCGCCGCCTGACTGCCATGATTACACACTAGGTATTCGGAGTTTGATAGGGTTTGGTACATTGGTGTATGCCCTAGCCCATTCAGTGCTCTACCCCCCAGTGTTACTACATGACGCTATACCTAAATATATTTCGGAGAGAACCAGCTATCACGATGTTTGATTGGCCTTTCACCCCTATCCACAAGTCATCCCATAGCTTTTCAACGCTAGCGGGTTCGGTCCTCCACCGGCTCTTACACCGGTTTCAACCTGCTCATGGATAGATCACATCGTTTCGGGTCTGCAACGTCTGACTAAACGCCCTATTAAGACTTGCTTTCGCTACGGCTCCGGGTTTCCTTAACCTTGCCAGACATCACAACTCGCAGGCTCATTATGCAAAAGGCAGTCCATCACCCTGATAAATCATAGGGCTCTGAATGATTGTAAGCAAATGGTTTCAGGTTCTATTTCACTCTGATCACCTCAGTTCTTTTCACCTTTCCCTCACGGTACTTGTGCACTATCGGTCTAGTAGTAGTATTTAGGGTTGGATAGTGGTCTACCCAGCTTCAGACAGAATATCACGTGTTCCGCCCTACTCAGGATACTGCTAAGTAAAACAAAGCTTTCATATACGGGAGTATCACCCTCTATGCTTAATCTTTCCAGATTATTCTATTAGCTAAGTTTAGTCTATATTGCAGTCCTACAACCCCGTTAGTAAACTAACGGTTTGCCCTCTTACGCGTTCGCTCGCCGCTACTAGCGTAATCTCTTTTGATTTCTTTTCCTGAGGGTACTAAGATGTTTCAATTCCCCTCGTTCGCTCCATATTAGGTAGTTAAGCTCGCGCTTAACTGGGTTGCCCCATTCAGAAATTCCCGGATCAAAGCCCCTTGACGGCTCCCCGAGACTTATCGCAGCCTGGCACGTCTTTCATCGCCTCTACTAGCCAAGGCATCCACCACTTGCTCTTTGTAGCTTACCTTTTCTATATTAGATTATTCTAATTCGCATCACTTCCTTGTTAAAGATAACTTTATGTTACTATATTTAAATTCTAGCTCTCAAGACGGAAAGCATTGACTACTATTTAGATAAGTTTTAAATCCTAAATAGATTGTGATGTCAAACTTTTGCATTAAATGCAAAGAGAATAGAAATTTAAATCTTTAACAAGTCCTGTAAAATTGTTTTTAAAACTTGCTTGTGACTATTAACAATATTAATTAAAAGAACATTTAGACAAAAGTCTAATTAGAAAGTTTAATTTTTAAGCTCTCTAATTAGACTTAATATAGTTAAACTATTTTATGGTGGAGAATAGCGGGATCGAACCGCTGACCTCCTGCGTGCAAAGCAGGCGCTCTCCCAGCTGAGCTAATTCCCCAATTAAATTCTCTGGTGGGCCTAACAAGACTTGAACTTGTGACCTCACCCTTATCAGGGGTGCACTCTAACCAGCTGAGCTATAGGCCCCTATAGGTCTATCAATCTTTCAAAACTAAACAAGGATGATTGAGAATATCTTTCTTATAGATATCTTGTGAGAGAATATCTATATGTACTCTAGAAAGGAGGTGATCCAACCGCAGGTTCTCCTACGGTTACCTTGTTACGACTTCACCCCAGTCGCTGATTCCACTGTGGACGGTAACTAATTTAGTATTCCGGCTTCGAGTGAAATCAACTCCCATGGTGTGACGGGCGGTGAGTACAAGACCCGGGAACGTATTCACCGTAGCATGGCTGATCTACGATTACTAGCGATTCCGGCTTCATGGAGTCGAGTTGCAGACTCCAATCCGAACTGGGACATATTTTATAGATTTGCTCCATCTCGCGATATTGCTTCTCATTGTATATGCCATTGTAGCACGTGTGTCGCCCCGGACATAAGGGCCATGATGACTTGACGTCGTCCACACCTTCCTCCTCCTTACGAAGGCAGTCTCATTAGAGTGCTCAGCCGAACTGTTAGCAACTAATGACGTGGGTTGCGCTCGTTGCGGGACTTAACCCAACATCTCACGACACGAGCTGACGACAGCCGTGCAGCACCTGTCTTAACATTTCTGCAAGCAGACACTCTTCTATCTCTAGATGATTTGTTAGATATCAAGTCCGGGTAAGGTTCTTCGCGTATCTTCGAATTAAACCACATGCTCCACCGCTTGTGCGGGTCCCCGTCTATTCCTTTGAGTTTTAATCTTGCGACCGTACTCCCCAGGCGGTATACTTAATCCGTTAGGTGCATTACTGCCAAGACTAGCTTAGCAACAACTAGTATACATCGTTTAGGGCGTGGACTACCAGGGTATCTAATCCTGTTTGCTCCCCACGCTTTCACGCATTAGCGTCAGTTGAGTTCCAGCAGATCGCCTTCGCAATGGGTATTCCTGGTGATCTCTACGGATTTTACCCCTACACCACCAATTCCATCTGCCTCTCCCTCACTCTAGATTACCAGTTTCCCAAGCAGTTCTATGGTTAAGCCATAGGATTTCACAAGAGACTTGATAATCCGCCTACGCGTCCTTTACGCCCAGTGATTCCGAGTAACGCTTGCACCCTCCGTATTACCGCGGCTGCTGGCACGGAGTTAGCCGGTGCTTATTCGTTAGGTACCGTCATTATTCTTCCCTAACAAAAGGAGTTTACGCTCCGAAAAGTGTCATCCTCCACGCGGCGTTGCTGCTTCAGGGTTTCCCCCATTGAGCAATATTCCCTACTGCTGCCTCCCGTAGGAGTCTGGACCGTGTCTCAGTTCCAGTGTGACTGATCATCCTCTCAGACCAGTTATGCGTCATAGCCTTGGTGAGCCATTACCTCACCAACTAGCTGATACAATATAGCCTCATCCTACACCGAAAAACTTTCCCTATCTAACTTATGTAAGACAGGATTATAGAGTATTAGCAGCCGTTTCCAACTGTTGTCCTCTAGTGTAGGGCAGATTAGCTATACATTACTCACCCGTGCGCCACTAACTCATAAGAGCAAGCTCTTACTTGTCCGTTCGACTTGCATGTATTAGGCACGCCGCCAGCGTTCACTCTGAGCCAGGATCAAACTCTCCATATTAATTACCTAGCAAAATTTATTTGATAGGATTTTATTATGAAGTTTTTAATCAAAAAAACTTTTAGTTTTATTTATTAGTTTGTCTAATCTATTATAAATTATAAAATAATAGACTGGCTCAATCGATCACTTGTTTAGATTTCAAAGATTGACTAATAGTTTAACAATTGTAAGTTAAAAGAACTTTCTGCTCTGCGTTTTGCAAAACAGAAAGTGAAGTATATAGAAGTGATGCTTAAATGCAGATAAAAATCAGGCTAATTTTTTAAAAACCCATAAAGAAATTTTGAAGTCCAACTTTTCCATTAAATATAATATCTTTTTTGTTTGGATCATATTTAAATTCACTTATTACTTTTTTGTCCTCTTCTTTAAAATATCCAGTAGATATCAAAGTAGGCTCAACAAAAGCTACTTCTGGCACTAATGTATCAAAAAAATTCGCTAGACTTTCGTCGACGCTTATTTTTCCACTAAGAGATAATTTATCAAAAATTTCTGACTGATTTGTTCCCTTTTTAAAGCCATTTACTGCTGCATCCAAATTTAGCTTTAAAGCCTTATCTCCTTTTTTAAAGCTTAATGTATCTATTTTTATGCTTGGATTCTTTTCTAAGATTTGATCTATTATCTCATCAAAATTTAATCCAGCTAAAACATTATAATTTTCTTCATTATTTAAATTATTAAGCTTGTCTAATACATTATTTAATGCAGGCACATTGATATTTGCGATTTTGCTATCAAAGACAAAATCTGTATATTTTACTTTATCAACTGCTACTATACCTATTTTTATAACATCGTCCGATCTTCCAAGATCATTTGAGATTTCAAATTTTGAGTCATACTTAAAGTCATCTATCAAAATATTACTTATATCATTAGATGCGAAAGACACCCTTTTAAATTTAACTTTTGCTAGATAAGGTACAAGCTGACTCTCTAAAATTTTTGAAATCTTAACTGGCTCTTTATAGCTTGAGTCAATATAAAACCCTTCGATATTTAGATCAACTTTGTTGTACTCACTAAAATCTTTCAAAACAATCTTATCTGCTTCAATTTTTAAGCTGTTTATACTATCTTTTGAATCAAGCGTCATACCAATCTTTATATCTTTTGTATTAACGGCAGTTTTCTGCTTATCGTTAAATTCAATATTACTAAATTTAATATCCACATCTTTATCGCCAGTTAGGCTGACTTTTGTTTTAGTTGTTGCAATGACATTTGAACCCATAAATGTTGCGATAATATTTTTAATCATATCGTTTTGAATAGAAATTTTTGAGTCTATTTCAAAGCCATCTATAAAAGCAAGCGCTGTATGAGAAATTTCATTTTCTACTTTAAAAACCAAATCCTCATTTACATTTTTACCAAATATATTTTCCAAAAGATCTTTTGAAACACTAAAATCAAATGATCCTTTTGAACCAAAAAAACCTTTTTTGTAATTGTTATTAGAAATTTTAAAGCCCTTAATATTGTTTAGATCATTCACTATCCTTTGATAGTTTTTCTCCACCTCATTTGAAGCAAAATAAACCGCTCCAATGGCCACCACGATAACCACGATTAAAGCAGATATCACCTTTTTCATGCTTTTCTCCTTTTTGTAATATGTTGTAAAAAAAACCAAATTCCAAGCAACAAACAAACCATAGCAAGAGGCATAATATATCCATGCTCGCCAAGATAGTCGCTTGCACCTACAAAATAATCACCCGCTTTAAAGCTAGCAAATCCGATAATGACCGCCCAAAGTACTGACGAGATCAAATTTATAATGCTAAATTTATAAAATGAATACTTCGTAAGTCCAAGCGCGATAGGAACCAAAGTTTTAACTCCGTAGATAAATTTTTTGATAAATATTATCTTATCGCCGTGTTTTTTGGCCAAAATTCCTGCATAAGCAAGCTTTCTTTTATGATTTTTGATATAAGGCATAAGTGAGTTTTTATTAAATCTTGCGACATAAAAAATTAACGTGTCGCCGATTGTATTTGCCACAGCAGCGACAATTATACTAAGAGTGATATCCATCTTACCGGCAAAACTTAAAATTCCAGCGGCGATTAATGCAACCATGCCGCCACCAAGGCTATAAAAAAACAATACAATATAGCCGTATGTTGAAACTGAGTTTATGATATCTTGCATTAATCTCCTAAAAGTTTAGATGCAGAGGCTATTAGCTGTTCATAGGCATAGCCACTTTGCTTTAAAATTTCTTCCCTTGCACTGATGACTGCTCCACCAAAGCTAGCTCCCGCAAAGAAACCATCATTTGCGGCATATGCGTAAATATCACTTGAAAATTTAAAATCGCTTACTTTACTGTAATTGCGTCCAATGTCACCAAAAGCTACTGAAAGCTTTGTATCAAGCGTGATCTTGGCATCTTTAATATCGTGGATAATGCTATCTTTAAATATAAAAAGCACAAGCGAACTATCTTCATAACCAAGCTGTATACCGATGCTACCGCCACTTATGCTAACTGGTAAAATTTCACTTGGCGAGTTAATGTTACCAACAACCATAATGCCATCTCCACCCATACCACCAACTACAAAACCGACCTTTTTAACACTTGGAAAGATGATCGTCGCTTTTGACTGCTCGATTAGCTCTTTTATAGGAGCGTTTCTAGCGCCTCTCATAGTTGTTATAAACGAGTTTGCCGAGTCCAGCACAAGCTCCTCGCTGGCAAAGCCAAGTGAGAAAAATAATAAAATTGAAAAAAGAAATTTCAT
Coding sequences within it:
- a CDS encoding DUF945 family protein; protein product: MKKVISALIVVIVVAIGAVYFASNEVEKNYQRIVNDLNNIKGFKISNNNYKKGFFGSKGSFDFSVSKDLLENIFGKNVNEDLVFKVENEISHTALAFIDGFEIDSKISIQNDMIKNIIATFMGSNVIATTKTKVSLTGDKDVDIKFSNIEFNDKQKTAVNTKDIKIGMTLDSKDSINSLKIEADKIVLKDFSEYNKVDLNIEGFYIDSSYKEPVKISKILESQLVPYLAKVKFKRVSFASNDISNILIDDFKYDSKFEISNDLGRSDDVIKIGIVAVDKVKYTDFVFDSKIANINVPALNNVLDKLNNLNNEENYNVLAGLNFDEIIDQILEKNPSIKIDTLSFKKGDKALKLNLDAAVNGFKKGTNQSEIFDKLSLSGKISVDESLANFFDTLVPEVAFVEPTLISTGYFKEEDKKVISEFKYDPNKKDIIFNGKVGLQNFFMGF
- a CDS encoding lipid-binding SYLF domain-containing protein; protein product: MKFLFSILLFFSLGFASEELVLDSANSFITTMRGARNAPIKELIEQSKATIIFPSVKKVGFVVGGMGGDGIMVVGNINSPSEILPVSISGGSIGIQLGYEDSSLVLFIFKDSIIHDIKDAKITLDTKLSVAFGDIGRNYSKVSDFKFSSDIYAYAANDGFFAGASFGGAVISAREEILKQSGYAYEQLIASASKLLGD
- a CDS encoding Rrf2 family transcriptional regulator, encoding TLLQIFNAVNDKEKLFKIHSDSPKACPLGGKIEGLLTNHFLKAQEALESELRSITLQDLLDELINL
- a CDS encoding DedA family protein; translation: MQDIINSVSTYGYIVLFFYSLGGGMVALIAAGILSFAGKMDITLSIIVAAVANTIGDTLIFYVARFNKNSLMPYIKNHKRKLAYAGILAKKHGDKIIFIKKFIYGVKTLVPIALGLTKYSFYKFSIINLISSVLWAVIIGFASFKAGDYFVGASDYLGEHGYIMPLAMVCLLLGIWFFLQHITKRRKA
- a CDS encoding helix-hairpin-helix domain-containing protein gives rise to the protein MKKIIFSLLAAASTLLAAINLNTATKEELMSLDGIGSSKADAIIEYRKANKFNSIEDIKNVNGIGDKTFENLKSDISVSGTTKIDDTKSKIKSKKNEIKEKASKKSDEVKEKKDSAKDNSIKEIKDKKEKLKDKAEKKSKSKKEKSKE